The following proteins are encoded in a genomic region of Zea mays cultivar B73 chromosome 9, Zm-B73-REFERENCE-NAM-5.0, whole genome shotgun sequence:
- the LOC100283143 gene encoding amino acid permease 1: MVGAMRGGAMELEDRLATLPRFRGDHDDDGKERRTGTVWTATAHIITAVIGSGVLSLAWAMAQLGWVAGPLTLVLFAAITFYTCGLLADCYRVGDPVTGKRNYTYTEAVKSNLGGWYVWFCGFCQYVNMFGTGIGYTITASISAAAINKSNCFHWHGHDADCSQNTSAYIIGFGVVQVIFSQLHNFHKLWWLSIIAAIMSFSYSAIAVGLSLAQIVMGPTGKTTMTGTLVGVDVDAAQKVWMTFQALGNVAFAYSYAIILIEIQDTLRSPPAENKTMRRATMMGISTTTGFYMLCGCLGYAAFGNAASGNILTGFGFYEPFWLVDFANACIVVHLVGGFQVFCQPLFAAVEGAVAARYPGSTREYGAAGLNVFRLVWRTAFVAVITLLAILMPFFNSILGILGSIAFWPLTVFFPVEMYIRQRQVRRFSTKWIALQSLSFVCFLVTAASCAASVQGVVDSLKTYVPFKTRS; the protein is encoded by the exons GGACGGTATGGACGGCAACGGCGCACATCATCACGGCGGTGATCGGCTCCGGCGTGCTGTCGCTGGCGTGGGCGATGGCGCAGCTGGGGTGGGTGGCCGGGCCGTTGACCCTGGTGCTCTTCGCGGCGATCACCTTCTACACCTGCGGCCTCCTCGCAGACTGCTACCGCGTTGGCGACCCCGTGACGGGCAAGCGCAACTACACCTACACCGAGGCCGTCAAGAGCAACCTGGGCGGCTGGTACGTCTGGTTCTGCGGCTTCTGCCAGTACGTCAACATGTTCGGCACAGGCATCGGCTACACCATCACAGCCTCCATCAGTGCAGC GGCCATCAACAAGTCCAACTGCTTCCACTGGCACGGCCACGATGCCGACTGCAGCCAGAACACCAGCGCCTACATCATCGGCTTCGGCGTGGTGCAGGTCATCTTCAGCCAGCTCCACAACTTCCACAAGCTGTGGTGGCTCTCCATCATCGCCGCCATCATGTCCTTCTCCTACTCCGCCATCGCCGTGGGCCTCTCCCTGGCGCAGATCGTCATGGGCCCCACGGGGAAGACCACCATGACCGGCACCCTGGTCGGGGTGGACGTGGACGCTGCGCAGAAGGTGTGGATGACGTTCCAGGCGCTGGGCAACGTGGCCTTCGCGTACTCGTACGCCATCATCCTCATCGAGATCCAGGACACGCTGCGCTCCCCGCCCGCCGAGAACAAGACCATGCGCCGCGCCACCATGATGGGCATCTCCACCACCACCGGCTTCTACATGTTGTGCGGCTGCCTCGGCTACGCCGCGTTCGGCAACGCCGCGTCGGGGAACATCCTCACCGGCTTCGGCTTCTACGAGCCCTTCTGGCTCGTCGACTTCGCCAACGCCTGCATCGTCGTGCACCTCGTCGGCGGCTTCCAGGTCTTCTGCCAGCCGCTGTTCGCGGCCGTCGAGGGCGCCGTGGCGGCGCGGTACCCCGGGTCGACGCGCGAGTACGGCGCCGCGGGCCTCAACGTCTTCCGCCTCGTGTGGCGCACGGCGTTCGTGGCTGTCATCACGCTGCTGGCCATCCTCATGCCCTTCTTCAACAGCATCCTGGGCATCCTCGGCAGCATCGCCTTCTGGCCGCTCACCGTCTTCTTCCCCGTCGAGATGTACATCCGGCAGCGGCAGGTGCGAAGGTTCAGCACCAAGTGGATAGCGCTGCAGAGCCTCAGCTTCGTCTGTTTCCTCGTCACCGCCGCCTCCTGCGCGGCCTCCGTGCAGGGCGTGGTCGACTCGCTCAAGACCTACGTGCCGTTCAAGACGAGGTCGTGA